A DNA window from Micromonospora sp. NBC_01739 contains the following coding sequences:
- a CDS encoding ornithine cyclodeaminase family protein — MTLLISDPEVAAALDAPTTVEAMRHALLAAYEGRLVAPPRAAAPLGAGRMVLTAGHLTGQWYGYRSYDTFGHPGAEQVVVLHDGRTGAVRAVAVGEELGSRRTGGLGGVAVDALARPDTTTLGVIGSGGQAWTQVWAAAAVRPLREVTVFSRSAARRSAFADRVRAELGIPARAVDTARAAVHERDVVVLATTSPTPVLDAADLTPGTHVNAVGFKQRDRTEFGPDLLDAAAVLVTDSPAQAGAYVPPMLAAEAPYASRLRDLGAVLAGAAPGRATADQISVFCSVGLAGTEVFLLDQLVRTLAPVVPS; from the coding sequence ATGACCCTCCTCATCTCCGATCCGGAGGTCGCCGCCGCCCTGGACGCTCCGACCACCGTGGAGGCGATGCGCCACGCCCTGCTGGCCGCGTACGAGGGGCGGCTGGTGGCGCCGCCCCGGGCCGCCGCGCCGCTGGGCGCCGGCCGGATGGTGCTCACCGCCGGGCACCTGACCGGGCAGTGGTACGGCTACCGGTCGTACGACACCTTCGGTCATCCGGGAGCCGAGCAGGTGGTGGTGCTGCACGACGGGCGGACCGGCGCGGTGCGGGCGGTGGCGGTGGGGGAGGAGTTGGGGTCCCGGCGTACCGGTGGGCTGGGCGGGGTCGCGGTGGACGCGCTGGCCCGCCCGGACACCACCACCCTGGGGGTGATCGGCTCCGGCGGGCAGGCCTGGACCCAGGTCTGGGCGGCCGCCGCCGTACGCCCGTTGCGGGAGGTGACCGTGTTCAGCCGGTCGGCGGCCCGTCGGAGCGCCTTCGCCGACCGGGTGCGGGCCGAACTGGGTATCCCGGCCCGCGCGGTGGACACCGCCCGCGCCGCGGTGCACGAGCGGGACGTGGTGGTGCTCGCCACCACCAGCCCGACCCCGGTGCTGGACGCCGCCGACCTGACCCCGGGCACCCATGTCAACGCGGTCGGCTTCAAACAGCGGGACCGTACGGAGTTCGGCCCGGATCTTCTCGACGCCGCCGCTGTGCTGGTCACCGACTCCCCGGCGCAGGCCGGGGCGTACGTGCCGCCGATGCTGGCCGCCGAAGCGCCGTACGCCTCGCGGTTGCGTGACCTGGGCGCGGTGCTGGCCGGGGCGGCACCGGGTCGCGCCACCGCGGACCAGATCTCGGTCTTCTGCTCGGTCGGCCTGGCCGGCACGGAGGTGTTCCTGCTCGACCAGTTGGTCCGGACCCTCGCCCCGGTCGTCCCGAGCTGA
- the rimO gene encoding 30S ribosomal protein S12 methylthiotransferase RimO — protein MVSATSSDGRRVALLTLGCARNEVDSEELAARLHADGWQVTTDGEGADVVVVNTCGFVEKAKQDSIQTLLAAADTGAKVVAAGCMAERYGRELADSLPEAQAVLSFDDYPQIAARLDAVVEGREFTAHTPRDRRELLPLTPVARRDSAVSLPGHGRGADVDEHTPAHLRPVLRRRLDSGPVASLKLASGCDRRCAFCAIPAFRGAFVSRTPDELLAEAEWLAKSGVRELVLVSENSTSYGKDLGDPRALEKLLPQLAAIEGIVRVRASYLQPAETRPGLIEAIATTPGVAPYFDLSFQHSSEPVLRRMRRFGSTDRFLELLASARELAPQAGARSNFIVGFPGETRADVDELVRFLTEARLDAIGMFDYSDEDGTEAAGLPGKVSAATIKRRYDKLSALADELCSQRAEDRLGTTVEVLVDSIDGDLVEGRAAHQAPEVDGSTTLVAPDGGGVDLAALRPGDLVRATVTGTEGVDLLAVPDEMISAAPGATR, from the coding sequence ATGGTGTCTGCCACCTCTTCTGACGGTCGTCGTGTAGCCCTGCTGACCCTGGGCTGTGCCCGTAACGAGGTCGACTCGGAGGAGTTGGCCGCCCGACTGCACGCCGACGGCTGGCAGGTGACCACGGACGGCGAGGGCGCCGACGTGGTGGTGGTCAACACCTGCGGTTTCGTGGAGAAGGCCAAGCAGGACTCGATCCAGACCCTGCTGGCCGCCGCCGACACCGGCGCCAAGGTGGTGGCCGCGGGCTGCATGGCCGAGCGGTACGGCCGGGAGTTGGCCGACAGCCTGCCCGAGGCCCAGGCGGTGCTCAGCTTCGACGACTACCCGCAGATCGCCGCCCGGCTGGACGCGGTGGTCGAGGGCCGCGAGTTCACCGCCCACACCCCCCGCGACCGGCGGGAACTGCTGCCGCTGACCCCGGTGGCCCGGCGGGACAGCGCGGTGTCGCTGCCCGGGCACGGTCGGGGCGCGGACGTCGACGAGCACACCCCGGCGCATCTGCGTCCGGTGCTGCGGCGTCGGCTCGACAGCGGGCCGGTGGCCTCCCTCAAGCTGGCCAGCGGCTGCGACCGCCGGTGCGCCTTCTGCGCCATCCCGGCCTTCCGGGGCGCCTTCGTCTCCCGTACCCCGGACGAGTTGCTGGCCGAGGCCGAGTGGCTGGCCAAGAGCGGTGTCCGCGAGCTGGTCCTGGTCAGCGAGAACTCCACCTCCTACGGCAAGGACCTGGGCGACCCCCGCGCCCTGGAGAAGCTGCTGCCGCAACTGGCCGCGATCGAGGGCATCGTCCGGGTCCGGGCCAGCTACCTCCAGCCGGCCGAGACCCGACCCGGCCTGATCGAGGCGATCGCCACCACCCCGGGGGTAGCGCCCTACTTCGACCTGTCGTTCCAGCACTCCAGCGAGCCCGTGCTGCGCCGGATGCGACGTTTCGGCTCCACCGACCGATTCCTGGAGCTGCTGGCCTCGGCGCGGGAGTTGGCCCCCCAGGCCGGGGCCCGGAGCAACTTCATCGTCGGGTTCCCGGGCGAGACCCGGGCCGACGTCGATGAACTGGTCCGATTCCTGACCGAGGCCCGGCTGGACGCGATCGGCATGTTCGACTACAGCGACGAGGACGGCACCGAGGCCGCCGGGTTGCCCGGCAAGGTCTCCGCCGCCACCATCAAGCGCCGGTACGACAAGCTCAGCGCGTTGGCCGACGAACTGTGCTCGCAGCGCGCCGAGGACCGGCTCGGTACGACCGTCGAGGTGCTGGTCGACTCGATCGACGGGGATCTCGTCGAGGGACGGGCCGCCCACCAGGCGCCGGAGGTGGACGGTTCGACCACCCTCGTCGCCCCGGACGGCGGTGGGGTCGACCT